The Vitis riparia cultivar Riparia Gloire de Montpellier isolate 1030 chromosome 3, EGFV_Vit.rip_1.0, whole genome shotgun sequence genome includes a region encoding these proteins:
- the LOC117911923 gene encoding L-type lectin-domain containing receptor kinase IX.1-like, protein MISIFFILLMIPSATSLDFNFTSFSPYNDNITYEGSAYPRNQIIQLTQAQSASIGWATYVQPLHLWDKASGNLTDFTTHFSFVIDTKNRSGSHGHGIAFFLVPADSQKPNVKKGRGLGLASDTQPLNTTANHFVAVEFDIYKNRWDPNDTHAGIDINSMQSIRNVTWWNSIINGTKNDAWISYNSSSKNLSVVFTGFRDDSTILQDNLYYEVDLRLYLPEWVSFGFSGATGNASAIHAIYSWSFSSSLQTDENKTNPTSPEGETPTSNPNSNPSRKIKVKLVVGLTVGGCAFVGGLSLVLFLFLKSRRGKVDNPVIDQLSMEDDFEKGTGPKKFRYNELASSTNNFAEEGKLGEGGFGGVYKGFLKELDSYIAVKRVSSGSKQGIKEYASEVKIISRLRHRNLVQLIGWCHEKRDLLLVYEFMPNGSLESHLFSERSLLTWEMRYKIAQGLASALLYLHEGWEQCVLHRDIKSSNIMLDSGFNAKLGDFGLARLVDHGKGSQTTVLAGTMGYMAPECATTGKASKQSDIYSFGVVALEIACGRKPINLKAKEDQIMMLEWVWDLYGKGNILEAADPRLCAEFDAQQMQCLMTVGLWCAHPDGNLRPSVREVIHVLNFEAPLPILPPKMPVPTYSIPGAMSAILLPASSSTTASERSQTQLSSYCTDSSKITTPSAASSPSATLISVTR, encoded by the coding sequence ATGatctctattttcttcattctATTAATGATCCCTTCTGCAACTTCATTAGACTTCAACTTCACCAGTTTCAGTCCCTATAATGATAACATAACCTATGAGGGATCTGCTTATCCCAGAAACCAAATCATCCAACTAACACAAGCTCAATCAGCGAGCATCGGTTGGGCCACATACGTTCAACCCTTGCACCTATGGGACAAGGCCTCAGGAAATCTCACCGACTTCACCACCCATTTCTCCTTCGTCATAGACACAAAGAACAGGTCTGGTAGTCATGGTCATGGGATTGCCTTCTTCCTTGTGCCTGCTGATTCACAGAAGCCTAATGTCAAAAAGGGTCGGGGTCTTGGTCTTGCAAGTGACACCCAGCCACTGAACACAACTGCGAATCATTTTGTTGCGGTGGAATTCGATATTTATAAGAACCGTTGGGATCCAAACGACACCCATGCAGGTATTGACATCAACTCTATGCAATCAATCCGTAATGTGACATGGTGGAATAGTATTATAAATGGGACGAAAAATGATGCATGGATCAGTTATAACTCTAGTTCTAAAAATCTAAGTGTCGTCTTCACTGGTTTTAGGGATGATAGTACTATTCTGCAGGATAACCTTTATTATGAAGTTGATCTGAGGCTTTACCTCCCAGAATGGGTTAGTTTTGGCTTCTCAGGTGCAACAGGAAATGCATCAGCCATACATGCCATTTATTCATGGAGTTTCAGCTCAAGTTTACAGActgatgaaaataaaacaaatccaaCATCGCCAGAAGGAGAAACGCCAACTTCCAATCCCAACTCTAATCCTTCAAGAAAAATCAAGGTTAAACTAGTGGTGGGATTGACTGTCGGTGGATGTGCTTTCGTTGGtggtttgagtttggttttgtttttgttcttgaaaagtAGAAGGGGAAAAGTTGATAATCCAGTCATTGATCAGCTATCCATGGAGGATGACTTTGAAAAAGGTACTGGACCCAAGAAGTTTCGGTACAATGAATTGGCTAGTTCAACCAATAACTTTGCAGAGGAAGGGAAGCTTGGAGAAGGAGGGTTTGGAGGGGTTTACAAAGGTTTCTTGAAGGAATTGGACTCTTATATTGCTGTTAAGAGGGTATCAAGTGGGTCTAAACAAGGGATAAAGGAGTATGCATCAGAAGTAAAGATCATTAGTCGATTGAGACATAGGAACTTGGTCCAACTGATTGGTTGGTGCCATGAGAAAAGAGACCTACTACTTGTTTATGAGTTCATGCCCAATGGCAGCTTAGAGTCTCATCTTTTTAGTGAAAGAAGCTTGCTGACCTGGGAGATGAGGTACAAAATCGCTCAAGGGTTGGCATCAGCATTGCTTTATCTTCATGAAGGATGGGAGCAATGTGTACTGCACAGGGATATAAAATCTAGCAACATCATGCTGGATTCAGGTTTTAACGCTAAACTTGGGGATTTTGGGCTAGCTAGGCTTGTTGACCACGGAAAGGGATCACAAACCACAGTTTTAGCTGGAACCATGGGCTACATGGCTCCAGAATGTGCCACAACAGGCAAGGCCAGCAAGCAGTCTGATATCTACAGCTTTGGGGTGGTTGCTTTAGAAATAGCCTGTGGAAGAAAACCCATTAACCTAAAGGCCAAAGAAGATCAAATAATGATGCTGGAATGGGTCTGGGATCTCTATGGGAAAGGAAATATTTTAGAGGCAGCCGATCCTAGGCTATGTGCAGAATTTGATGCGCAACAGATGCAATGTTTGATGACTGTTGGGCTTTGGTGTGCTCACCCAGATGGAAATCTCCGGCCTTCAGTAAGGGAAGTAATTCATGTCCTTAATTTTGAAGCGCCATTGCCCATTCTCCCTCCAAAGATGCCCGTCCCAACGTACTCTATCCCTGGAGCGATGTCTGCAATCTTGCTTCCAGCCTCATCCAGTACCACCGCTTCTGAGAGAAGTCAAACCCAGCTTTCCAGCTATTGTACAGATTCATCAAAGATAACAACACCTTCTGCAGCTTCTTCTCCATCTGCGACACTTATTTCTGTAACACGTTAA